The Moorena producens PAL-8-15-08-1 genomic interval AGAGGTACCTGATTTACTAAGGTATAGTCACCATAGGCATTGGGCTGGATCCGTAGACTACCAGGATAAAGTCTTGTCCTACGGTTATTGTCTCCTTTGCTAACCCAGATCCGATTTTTGCCAGCAGTAATATCGATTTCCCGTCGATGGTAGCGATAGTCACCAATTACAAAGGAAGCATGGGGCACCTCGGTGACAACGTTAGTATCAATATAAGCAATAGTATCACCTTTGGCTTTGATACTTGCTAGCAGTAGACGTCGCAATAAAGGGGTTTGATAAACACTCCGTTTTGCCCACACCTGCCAGCGGTCAGGCTTGGCAATTTCCACCTCAATCCCCTTTTCCCGCCATTTATTGGCACTATCTTCTGCAGTTTCAAAGGTCCCATGGTTACTCAAGACCACGTACTCTTCGATCTGCGGCTGCTGTAACGGTTTATTGACTATTTCCAGCTTGAGGCTGCTAAGCTGCTTGGTTTTCGGTTGCATATCACCGCCTAAAAATTTGACGGTTAGCTGATCGTCCGGGGCAGCTTTCAGGGTGAGCTTGTCAGTTTCTTCATCTCCAAAGCGCTGCACGACTCCCACTTTCAGTGGGATATCTGAGGCTTTGGCTGCTAACCCTGATAGGATAGGTAGTCCCCAAAACGATAGTGTCATCAATGGTATTAGGAAATGGGGATTGGAAGCTGGGGAATTGAGAGAGATCGGTTTTTTCGTGAACCCCACTATCCAATTGCGAAACCGACCTGTCTTACCCGATGCCGTATTTTGATGCGAATTCAAGTCAAACGCTTTTATTGTCATTAGCTTAGTTGTTAAAGTACCCAATCCATAATTCCCATTCCCCGATTCTAGATCCCGAAAAGTACGATCCTCCAGAGGTATTGTTACCCTAACCAGGTCTGGTCATGGTCTTTGGTTTGGGATTGGGATGATTTGGTTGAGGATGCTGCCCGCAGCTACCCATTGGGATTACCTGTGTTAATTACTTCGAGCTAACAACACTTCCCCTTGCCTGATTCGTTGGGCAGCATCTAGTAGCACGTCTTCTAGATAGGGTTTGGTAAAATAGCCTCTAGCACCGAGATCAGCAGCTACTTTCCGGTGTCGATCAGCACCACGAGAGGTGAGCATGGCCAGGGGGATTTCGCACAAATCTGGGTCTTTTTGAAGGCGAGATAGCAGTTCTAGACCATCCATTCTGGGCATTTCAATGTCACAGAATACGATCTCGCAAGGCAAACCAGACCGAAGTTTATCCCAGGCTTCTTGACCATCACGGGCTTGTTCTACCCGATAACCAGCTTTACTGAAGGTCATAGAAAGAAGTTCTCGGACTGTGATTGAATCATCCACAATCAACACCATGGGATCAGATTTGATTAGATTGGCCTCGGCTCCGGTGGCGGTTGGAGTTTCCATCCTTTGCCAGATCGCAACACCACCATCTTTACGAATCCGACCCATAGCAAGGTCAATCAGTTCTAAGACGTCAGCAATGGGCATCACGCGACCATCCCCTAAGACGGTCGCCCCGGTAATGCCTACTGGCTTAGGTGCAGGGCCTTCGATTTGCTTAATAACAATTTCTTGCTCCCCTAATACCTGATCAACTTCTACGGCGAGCATGTTACCTGTACTGCGCAGTACCACCACAGAAATCAAGTTGTCTTCCCGTTGGCTGCCATAGACACTAGCCCTGCTGAGTTGGCTATGGTAGGTCAGCAACTCTGAGAGGGGCTTGAATGGGATCTGGGTGTCCCGCCATTGAAGAAAGGCTTGACCTTGGGAATTGGTCTGAATGCAATCAGGGGAGACATCCTGCATATCTTCCACCCCATCCATGGGAAAAGCAATTTTGGCGCGATCGCTTACACAGCAGAGGGCTTTACAAATACTCAGGGTCAGGGGTAAGCGAATGGTAAAGGTGGTTCCTTGCCCGAGACTAGAGTCGATAGTAATGGTTCCCCGAATTTCACTTAAGCAGGTGCGCACCACATCCATACCTACTCCTCGACCTTTGGTGTCAGTCACTTTCTCAGCAGTGGTGAACCCAGGGTGGAAGATGAAATTGAACAACTCCAAGTCGCTCAAGGTTTTTGCCTCAGTTGGGGAAATCAGATTCTTTTCAAGGGCTTTAGCTCTAATTCGATCTGGATCAATGCCCGCCCCATTATCCGAGATGGAAATCACCGTCTGATTTCCCTGGTAGAATGCCCCCAGGGTGATTTTACCCGCCCTAGGCTTCCCCGCAGCCAGCCGTTCTTCTGGTAGCTCAATCCCGTGGGTAATGGCATTGTTGACCAGGTGGGTCATAGGATCATAGAGGTGTTCTAAGATCATTTTATCAATCAAGGTTTCCCGCCCCTCAACCTGTAGCTCGGCTTCCTTGCCTTCCTGCAAGGAAATTTCCCTGACTGCACGGGGCATTCGGTCTGCTGCTTGGGCAAAGGGCACCATACGCGATCGCGTCAGTCCTTCTTGGAGTTGATTGGTTACCTGTCTGAGGGTACGAGTTACTTGGTCGGTTTCATCCACCAAAAACTCAATGTCAGATGCCGACTCCTTGACCCGGACAATCAGCTCAATGATCTCTTGGGATAGCAAATGGAACCCTGTAAAGCGGTCCATTTCTAGAGGGTGATAGTCTTCTACGCTGGAGTAATTCTGGTTTCCTTGTTCCCGTTCTTGGATGCTTGTAGTTCGGTAAATCTTACTACTAGACAATAGGGAATTTTCCAGCAGGGTTCGCTCATACAAGTCCCGCATTTTCAAACCCACATCGTTGAGGCTCGATACCTGATGGGATAAATTATCTAAGAATTGCCGCAGCCGTTCTTGATCTTGCTCTAAGGTATTGCGACCAACCA includes:
- a CDS encoding hybrid sensor histidine kinase/response regulator; the protein is MSNNLDAQPPAVIKDEFNLDNFLEDIPDIEEVAQPTTDILQIESDDAAEPKVGMAELNTLADIFEGQTPDLDQTWQEEEIIAPDNQQLSSQSENTITTDEPKDLSDLIKELDGLDIPEAAESTEEDLLSLFDEEFPEEAAFELLQSRESTPQEIQPNPTPSLTDKDLEELFAVGSTEGNLTQKTNPADELSSLFDDTFFEENSSSSESNPPTKLDSYGMGKQQPIRPSTPQVEPTHSPRPGLTNTDLNELDFNLVNELELIPTHPPANHHQPAIKSPSMTGSSNPTSTSDRPSEASTPGLNSSVKGKNRKSDPIKSNKLPDSSPKPLPTTQDQWQQLEQLLAEATAHYQNVDFESIKPLDVSLATVEVGSEQTRIFDELELLLNETSSPEPNHSLDQETRKTNQADSVEDDFKDLEHLLEQANQSISAIPGGINQELSRQTRRPRSKLFEQTMRVPVKQLDTLSNLVGELVVGRNTLEQDQERLRQFLDNLSHQVSSLNDVGLKMRDLYERTLLENSLLSSSKIYRTTSIQEREQGNQNYSSVEDYHPLEMDRFTGFHLLSQEIIELIVRVKESASDIEFLVDETDQVTRTLRQVTNQLQEGLTRSRMVPFAQAADRMPRAVREISLQEGKEAELQVEGRETLIDKMILEHLYDPMTHLVNNAITHGIELPEERLAAGKPRAGKITLGAFYQGNQTVISISDNGAGIDPDRIRAKALEKNLISPTEAKTLSDLELFNFIFHPGFTTAEKVTDTKGRGVGMDVVRTCLSEIRGTITIDSSLGQGTTFTIRLPLTLSICKALCCVSDRAKIAFPMDGVEDMQDVSPDCIQTNSQGQAFLQWRDTQIPFKPLSELLTYHSQLSRASVYGSQREDNLISVVVLRSTGNMLAVEVDQVLGEQEIVIKQIEGPAPKPVGITGATVLGDGRVMPIADVLELIDLAMGRIRKDGGVAIWQRMETPTATGAEANLIKSDPMVLIVDDSITVRELLSMTFSKAGYRVEQARDGQEAWDKLRSGLPCEIVFCDIEMPRMDGLELLSRLQKDPDLCEIPLAMLTSRGADRHRKVAADLGARGYFTKPYLEDVLLDAAQRIRQGEVLLARSN